A single region of the Leptodactylus fuscus isolate aLepFus1 chromosome 5, aLepFus1.hap2, whole genome shotgun sequence genome encodes:
- the IFRD1 gene encoding interferon-related developmental regulator 1: MPKSKKRSNRSAGGRQKTIQPFSDDDSSIETMSHCSSFSDAASFAEDGAEVDEEAAQEDFEFKLKGLLELTMDKSAKTRQAALEGLKAGLSSKILYDFILERRITLTDSIERCLKKGKGEEQRVAAALACLLCCQLGSGVESEEVFKTLAPVLKIIISDRSASMPARQACASYLGLCCFIATDDIEDLYMTMECMENVFTKQYHSEGGSDNASALHIQALQSWALLLTICHSSEVKKKIDIHLHKLPRLLSCDDVNMRIAAGETLALLFELAREADADFYYEDLEPLTETLKALATDCNKHRAKVDRRKQRSVFRDVLRAVEEGDFPSEVIRFGRERMHIDCWVKRLTYGVFKELFGSGMQFHLMTNGFLRSIFELGPPLLLDAATIERMKVSRDERHMNNSAAFKARTKARSKLRDKRADVGEFF; the protein is encoded by the exons gtggCCGTCAGAAAACCATCCAGCCTTTTAGTGATGATGATTCCTCAATAGAAACCATGAGTCACTGCAGTAGCTTCAGCGATGCTGCCAGCTTTGCTGAGGATG GAGCGGAGGTGGATGAAGAAGCCGCTCAAGAAGATTTTGAATTCAAATTGAAGGGACTTCTAGAACTTACAATGGACAAGAG TGCAAAGACTAGGCAAGCTGCCCTTGAGGGACTGAAGGCTGGGTTGTCGTCTAAGATCCTTTACGATTTCATCCTAGAAAGGAGGATAACACTCACAGATAGTATTGAACGTTGCTTGAAAAAGG GTAAAGGTGAAGAGCAGcgtgtggctgcagctctggccTGCCTCCTGTGTTGTCAGCTTGGCTCTGGAGTGGAAAGTGAAGAAGTCTTCAAAACCTTAGCCCCGGTcttaaaaatcatcatttctgacAGGAGTGCAAGCATGCCAGCCCGTCAGGCT tgtgcGAGCTATTTGGGACTCTGCTGCTTTATTGCTACGGATGACATTGAG GATTTGTACATGACAATGGAGTGTATGGAAAATGTCTTTACCAAGCAGTATCACTCAGAGGGTGGATCAGATAATGCTTCAGCACTTCACATTCAGGCTCTGCAGTCATGGGCTCTCCTGCTGACCATTTGTCATAGCAGTGAAGTGAAGAAAAAAATTGACAT acatcTGCATAAGCTTCCACGCCTGCTGTCCTGTGATGATGTGAACATGAGAATTGCAGCTGGGGAGACACTGGCCCTCTTGTTTGAACTAGCACGAGAAGCAGATGCT GACTTTTATTATGAAGATCTTGAACCTTTAACTGAAACTCTAAAAGCTTTGGCCACTGACTGTAATAAGCACAGAGCCAAAGTAGACCGGCGGAAACAACGTTCAGTTTTTCGAGATGTCCTTAGAGCTGTAGAG GAAGGAGATTTCCCATCAGAGGTGATTCGGTTTGGGAGAGAACGCATGCATATTGACTGCTGGGTGAAGAGGCTGACCTATGGGGTGTTCAAGGAATTGTTTGGTTCTGGGATGCAGTTTCATCTTATG ACAAACGGATTTCTACGTAGTATTTTTGAGCTTGGTCCCCCGTTACTCCTGGATGCAGCTACTATTGAACGAATGAAGGTTTCCCGTGATGAAAGG cacaTGAACAACTCTGCTGCATTCAAAGCTCGTACAAAGGCTAGAAGCAAATTGCGTGACAAGAGAGCAGATGTTGGAGAGTTCTTCTAA